Proteins from a genomic interval of Lycium ferocissimum isolate CSIRO_LF1 chromosome 2, AGI_CSIRO_Lferr_CH_V1, whole genome shotgun sequence:
- the LOC132034398 gene encoding uncharacterized protein LOC132034398 translates to MATNKDTSLVDASAQPQLVDQNSGLAEEVRMLRQHMANMYRAWTTGQALPPPPPGFPNISPTMPTLIQVLRTVSGDPSNSEPMFKSPDTQPYTSEPTFKVSDTYPHFEPPVNIENLTSTAEDEEMTRKLKSLERSIRKLQDGHKSVSYKDLCMFPNVHLPPGFKTTQFDKFDGHGDPLVHLKGYCNQLRGAGGKDEMLIAYFSESLTGIASDWLTDQDIIKWHTWDDMTQEFVRQFQYDIDITPDKMSMTKVQKKSTESFRKFAIRWRKEAARVKPPMAEGEVVDTFL, encoded by the coding sequence ATGGCAACCAACAAGGACACTAGTTTGGTTGATGCAAGTGCTCAACCACAGTTGGTTGACCAAAACTCGGGGTTAGCTGAAGAAGTCAGAATGCTAAGACAACACATGGCAAATATGTATCGGGCTTGGACGACTGGTCAGGCACTACCTCCACCGCCTCCTGGCTTCCCAAACATTTCCCCTACTATGCCAACCTTAATCCAAGTTCTGCGTACTGTGTCAGGTGATCCATCTAACAGTGAGCCCATGTTCAAATCCCCGGATACTCAACCCTATACTTCAGAACCTACTTTCAAAGTCTCTGATACGTACCCTCACTTTGAGCCTCCCGTTAACATTGAAAATCTTACTAGTACCGCAGAAGATGAGGAAATGACTAGGAAATTGAAAAGCTTGGAGCGTTCCATAAGAAAATTGCAAGATGGTCATAAGAGTGTTTCATACAAAGACTTGTGCATGTTTCCTAATGTTCATTTGCCCCCCGGTTTTAAGACTACACAATTTGACAAGTTTGATGGGCATGGTGATCCTCTAGTCCACTTGAAGGGGTATTGCAATCAATTGAGAGGAGCTGGAGGTAAGGACGAAATGCTTATAGCCTACTTTAGCGAGAGTTTAACAGGAATAGCTTCGGATTGGCTCACCGATCAAGATATCATTAAATGGCATACTTGGGATGACATGACTCAAGAGTTTGTGCGACAATTTCAGTATGATATAGACATTACTCCAGATAAAATGTCCATGACCAAGGTGCAGAAGAAATCTACAGAAAGTTTCAGGAAATTCGCCATTAGGTGGAGAAAGGAGGCTGCTAGAGTAAAGCCTCCAATGGCAGAAGGTGAGGTGGTGGATACTTTTCTTTAA